In Triticum aestivum cultivar Chinese Spring chromosome 5B, IWGSC CS RefSeq v2.1, whole genome shotgun sequence, the following proteins share a genomic window:
- the LOC123114045 gene encoding nucleobase-ascorbate transporter 6 isoform X1, giving the protein MAAPPPKQEELQPHAVRDQLPAVSYCLTSPPPWPEAILLGFQHYLVMLGTTVLIPTALVPQMGGGNEEKARVVQTLLFVAGINTLLQSFLGTRLPAVIGGSYTFVAPTISIVLAARYSGITDPHEKFLRTMRGTQGALIVASTLQIIMGFSGLWRIVVRLLSPLSAAPLVALVGFGLYELGFPSVAKCIEIGLPEIILLVALSQYIPHLVPLLGTAFERFAVIMSVAIVWLYAFFLTVGGAYKNAAPKTQFHCRTDRSGLVGGAPWITVPYPFQWGAPTFDAGECFAMMAAAFVALVESTGAFIAVSRYASATPCPPSVMSRGIGWQGVGILLAGLFGTANGCSVSVENAGLLGLTRVGSRRVVQISAGFMLFFSILGKFGAVFASIPGPIIAAIYCLLFAYVGMAGIGFLQFCNLNSFRTKFILGFSLFMGISVPQYFNEYTSVAGFGPVHTHARWFNDMINVVFSSKAFVGGATALLLDSTLHRHDSAARKDRGHHFWDRFRSFKTDPRSEEFYSLPFNLNKFFPSF; this is encoded by the exons atggccgcgccgccgccgaagcAGGAGGAGCTGCAGCCGCACGCCGTCCGGGACCAGCTGCCGGCCGTCTCCTACTGCCTCACCAGCCCGCCCCCATGGC CGGAGGCCATCCTGCTGGGCTTCCAGCACTACCTCGTCATGCTGGGCACCACCGTCCTCATCCCCACCGCGCTCGTCCCGCAGATGGGCGGCGGCAACGAGGAGAAGGCGCGGGTGGTGCAGACGCTGCTCTTCGTCGCCGGGATCAACACGCTGCTGCAGAGCTTCCTCGGCACGCGCCTGCCCGCCGTCATCGGGGGCTCCTACACCTTCGTCGCCCCCACCATCTCCATCGTCCTCGCCGCCCGCTACAGCGGCATCACCGACCCGCACGAGAAGTTCCTCCGCACCATGCGCGGCACGCAGGGCGCGCTCATCGTCGCCTCCACGCTCCAGATCATCATGGGATTCAGCGGCCTCTGGCGCATTGTCGTCAG GCTGCTGAGCCCGCTGTCGGCGGCGCCCCTCGTCGCGCTCGTCGGATTCGGGCTCTACGAGCTTGGATTCCCAAGT GTTGCGAAATGCATCGAAATCGGTCTTCCAGAGATCATACTGCTGGTGGCTCTCTCCCAG TACATACCTCACCTGGTGCCTTTGCTGGGGACTGCATTCGAGCGGTTCGCCGTCATAATGTCGGTCGCCATCGTGTGGCTTTACGCGTTCTTCCTGACCGTCGGTGGGGCGTACAAGAATGCTGCTCCGAAAACCCAATTCCACTGCCGCACTGATCGATCTGGCCTTGTTGGGGGTGCTCCCTG GATAACTGTACCATACCCATTCCAGTGGGGAGCACCGACTTTTGATGCTGGTGAATGCTTTGCCATGATGGCAGCTGCTTTTGTTGCTCTTGTGGAG TCTACTGGCGCTTTCATTGCGGTTTCACGGTATGCCAGTGCAACGCCATGCCCTCCTTCTGTTATGAGTCGTGGCATCGGTTGGCAG GGGGTTGGCATTTTGCTGGCCGGCTTATTTGGAACGGCTAATGGGTGCTCTGTATCTGT GGAAAATGCTGGGCTGCTAGGTTTGACACGTGTTGGCAGCCGGCGTGTGGTGCAGATTTCCGCTGGGTTTATGCTATTCTTCTCTATTCTCG GGAAATTTGGAGCTGTCTTTGCATCAATTCCAGGCCCAATAATTGCAGCAATATACTGTCTTCTCTTTGCATATGTTG GTATGGCAGGGATTGGGTTCCTTCAGTTTTGCAACCTCAACAGCTTCCGAACAAAATTTATCCTGGGATTCTCCTTGTTCATGGGTATATCAGTTCCACAGTATTTCAATGAGTACACCTCGGTCGCAGGCTTTGGCCCGGTACACACGCACGCAAGATGG TTCAATGACATGATCAACGTGGTGTTCTCGTCGAAAGCGTTCGTCGGAGGCGCCACCGCCCTTCTCCTGGACAGCACCCTGCACAGGCACGACAGCGCCGCCAGGAAGGACCGTGGCCACCATTTCTGGGACAGGTTCAGGTCTTTCAAGACGGACCCGCGGAGCGAGGAGTTCTACTCCCTGCCCTTCAACCTCAACAAGTTCTTCCCGTCCTTCTGA
- the LOC123114045 gene encoding nucleobase-ascorbate transporter 6 isoform X2, producing MAAPPPKQEELQPHAVRDQLPAVSYCLTSPPPWPEAILLGFQHYLVMLGTTVLIPTALVPQMGGGNEEKARVVQTLLFVAGINTLLQSFLGTRLPAVIGGSYTFVAPTISIVLAARYSGITDPHEKFLRTMRGTQGALIVASTLQIIMGFSGLWRIVVRLLSPLSAAPLVALVGFGLYELGFPSVAKCIEIGLPEIILLVALSQYIPHLVPLLGTAFERFAVIMSVAIVWLYAFFLTVGGAYKNAAPKTQFHCRTDRSGLVGGAPWITVPYPFQWGAPTFDAGECFAMMAAAFVALVESTGAFIAVSRYASATPCPPSVMSRGIGWQGVGILLAGLFGTANGCSVSVENAGLLGLTRVGSRRVVQISAGFMLFFSILGKFGAVFASIPGPIIAAIYCLLFAYVGMAGIGFLQFCNLNSFRTKFILGFSLFMGISVPQYFNEYTSVAGFGPVHTHARWMVIRLIFQTCCYVQYHDLGGDTLSTVLYLFNDMINVVFSSKAFVGGATALLLDSTLHRHDSAARKDRGHHFWDRFRSFKTDPRSEEFYSLPFNLNKFFPSF from the exons atggccgcgccgccgccgaagcAGGAGGAGCTGCAGCCGCACGCCGTCCGGGACCAGCTGCCGGCCGTCTCCTACTGCCTCACCAGCCCGCCCCCATGGC CGGAGGCCATCCTGCTGGGCTTCCAGCACTACCTCGTCATGCTGGGCACCACCGTCCTCATCCCCACCGCGCTCGTCCCGCAGATGGGCGGCGGCAACGAGGAGAAGGCGCGGGTGGTGCAGACGCTGCTCTTCGTCGCCGGGATCAACACGCTGCTGCAGAGCTTCCTCGGCACGCGCCTGCCCGCCGTCATCGGGGGCTCCTACACCTTCGTCGCCCCCACCATCTCCATCGTCCTCGCCGCCCGCTACAGCGGCATCACCGACCCGCACGAGAAGTTCCTCCGCACCATGCGCGGCACGCAGGGCGCGCTCATCGTCGCCTCCACGCTCCAGATCATCATGGGATTCAGCGGCCTCTGGCGCATTGTCGTCAG GCTGCTGAGCCCGCTGTCGGCGGCGCCCCTCGTCGCGCTCGTCGGATTCGGGCTCTACGAGCTTGGATTCCCAAGT GTTGCGAAATGCATCGAAATCGGTCTTCCAGAGATCATACTGCTGGTGGCTCTCTCCCAG TACATACCTCACCTGGTGCCTTTGCTGGGGACTGCATTCGAGCGGTTCGCCGTCATAATGTCGGTCGCCATCGTGTGGCTTTACGCGTTCTTCCTGACCGTCGGTGGGGCGTACAAGAATGCTGCTCCGAAAACCCAATTCCACTGCCGCACTGATCGATCTGGCCTTGTTGGGGGTGCTCCCTG GATAACTGTACCATACCCATTCCAGTGGGGAGCACCGACTTTTGATGCTGGTGAATGCTTTGCCATGATGGCAGCTGCTTTTGTTGCTCTTGTGGAG TCTACTGGCGCTTTCATTGCGGTTTCACGGTATGCCAGTGCAACGCCATGCCCTCCTTCTGTTATGAGTCGTGGCATCGGTTGGCAG GGGGTTGGCATTTTGCTGGCCGGCTTATTTGGAACGGCTAATGGGTGCTCTGTATCTGT GGAAAATGCTGGGCTGCTAGGTTTGACACGTGTTGGCAGCCGGCGTGTGGTGCAGATTTCCGCTGGGTTTATGCTATTCTTCTCTATTCTCG GGAAATTTGGAGCTGTCTTTGCATCAATTCCAGGCCCAATAATTGCAGCAATATACTGTCTTCTCTTTGCATATGTTG GTATGGCAGGGATTGGGTTCCTTCAGTTTTGCAACCTCAACAGCTTCCGAACAAAATTTATCCTGGGATTCTCCTTGTTCATGGGTATATCAGTTCCACAGTATTTCAATGAGTACACCTCGGTCGCAGGCTTTGGCCCGGTACACACGCACGCAAGATGG ATGGTAATCAGGCTTATATTCCAAACATGCTGTTATGTTCAATACCATGATCTTGGTGGTGATACTCTATCTACAGTTTTATACCTA TTCAATGACATGATCAACGTGGTGTTCTCGTCGAAAGCGTTCGTCGGAGGCGCCACCGCCCTTCTCCTGGACAGCACCCTGCACAGGCACGACAGCGCCGCCAGGAAGGACCGTGGCCACCATTTCTGGGACAGGTTCAGGTCTTTCAAGACGGACCCGCGGAGCGAGGAGTTCTACTCCCTGCCCTTCAACCTCAACAAGTTCTTCCCGTCCTTCTGA